The Aquisalimonas asiatica genome has a window encoding:
- the recD gene encoding exodeoxyribonuclease V subunit alpha codes for MSRFMERLRERTAAGHVQPLELALADWCLRHGGTEPVALAMVLASRAVNDGHSCLRLDTLEPAIPGEAPLLPAEAFMEALDASPLVGTPGDAAPLIHDGPRLYLQRYWQYETRLAARLGHLLAQPPEPVDTARLARDGGLFDYSWVDPGETHWQPVAAATALRHRLTVISGGPGTGKTYTVLRLMRLLIESAAAQGSPAPVIRLAAPTGKAAARMLESVRAGLDRLPDAEAVRTLLPDRADTLHRLLGLTQASTQPRHHRDNPLPADAVIVDEASMVDLPMMAKLAEALPDHARLILLGDRYQLASVESGSVLAELCDAAGVNAFSTDQHRALGELMGDDAAPAGATSALGDHVVTLRTSHRFHADSAIGRLAAAINTGEGDGALAVGAEESPDLELRLGTTVDVDHLVEQMVAAYLPLEQATDRDTALDALEAVRLLTATRVGPAGSEHLNQRIHERLAARQGRDPQQRWYHGRPVMVLQNDYRAGLFNGDTGVCLADGAGGLRVWFRTSEGARSLLPSALPGHETVYAMTIHKSQGSEFTRVTLLLPEADTPVLTRELLYTGITRAREQLTVVGPAAVFQAGIERRTHRESGLAERLRGSSE; via the coding sequence ATGAGCCGGTTCATGGAACGCCTGCGCGAGCGCACCGCAGCCGGCCATGTGCAGCCGCTGGAGCTGGCCCTGGCGGACTGGTGCCTGCGCCACGGCGGCACCGAGCCCGTGGCCCTGGCCATGGTGCTGGCGAGCCGTGCGGTCAACGACGGGCACAGCTGCCTGCGCCTGGACACACTGGAGCCGGCCATCCCGGGTGAAGCGCCGCTGTTGCCTGCAGAGGCGTTCATGGAGGCACTCGACGCCAGCCCGCTGGTGGGCACCCCCGGTGACGCGGCACCGCTCATCCACGACGGCCCGCGCCTCTACCTCCAGCGCTACTGGCAGTACGAAACCCGCCTGGCCGCGCGACTGGGCCACCTGCTGGCGCAGCCCCCGGAGCCGGTGGACACCGCCCGCCTGGCGCGCGATGGCGGCCTGTTCGACTACAGCTGGGTCGACCCGGGGGAGACACACTGGCAGCCGGTGGCCGCGGCCACGGCGCTGCGCCACCGGCTCACGGTCATCTCCGGCGGCCCCGGCACGGGCAAGACCTACACCGTGCTGCGGCTCATGCGCCTGCTGATCGAATCCGCAGCGGCGCAGGGGAGCCCGGCGCCGGTCATCCGCCTGGCCGCCCCCACGGGCAAGGCGGCGGCGCGCATGCTCGAGTCCGTGCGCGCCGGACTGGACCGCCTGCCGGACGCGGAGGCAGTGCGCACGCTGCTCCCGGACCGCGCCGACACGCTCCACCGCCTGCTCGGGCTCACCCAGGCCTCCACGCAGCCGCGTCACCACCGGGATAACCCACTGCCGGCCGATGCGGTCATCGTTGACGAAGCCTCCATGGTGGACCTGCCCATGATGGCCAAGCTCGCCGAGGCGCTACCCGACCACGCCCGCCTGATCCTCCTGGGCGACCGTTATCAGCTCGCCTCGGTGGAGTCCGGCTCGGTGCTGGCGGAGCTCTGCGACGCCGCCGGCGTCAACGCCTTCTCCACCGATCAGCACCGCGCCCTGGGCGAGCTGATGGGCGATGACGCGGCACCTGCCGGTGCCACATCCGCACTCGGCGATCACGTGGTCACCCTGCGCACCAGCCACCGCTTCCACGCCGACAGCGCCATTGGCCGCCTGGCCGCCGCCATCAACACCGGCGAGGGTGACGGGGCACTGGCGGTGGGCGCCGAGGAGTCGCCCGATCTGGAGCTGCGCCTGGGCACCACCGTGGACGTTGACCACCTGGTGGAGCAGATGGTGGCCGCCTACCTGCCCCTGGAACAGGCGACCGACCGGGACACCGCCCTGGACGCCCTGGAAGCCGTGCGCCTGCTCACCGCTACCCGCGTCGGGCCGGCGGGCAGCGAACACCTCAATCAACGCATTCACGAGCGGCTGGCGGCGCGGCAGGGGCGGGATCCGCAGCAGCGCTGGTACCACGGCCGGCCCGTGATGGTGCTGCAGAACGACTACCGCGCCGGCCTGTTCAACGGCGATACCGGCGTCTGCCTCGCCGACGGGGCCGGCGGCCTGCGGGTGTGGTTCCGCACCAGCGAAGGTGCCCGCTCGCTGCTGCCCTCCGCCCTGCCCGGCCACGAAACCGTCTACGCCATGACCATTCACAAGAGCCAGGGCTCCGAGTTCACACGGGTGACACTGCTCCTGCCGGAGGCGGATACCCCGGTGCTCACCCGGGAGCTGCTCTACACCGGCATCACCCGGGCGCGGGAGCAGCTCACGGTGGTTGGTCCGGCAGCGGTGTTCCAGGCCGGGATCGAGCGGCGGACCCACCGGGAGTCGGGACTGGCGGAACGGTTACGGGGGTCGAGCGAGTAA
- a CDS encoding alpha/beta fold hydrolase — protein sequence MTPHREAAGMFFPGFDTHRVTANGTDIHLRKGGDGPPLLLLHGYPQTHVMWHPIAERLAERYTVICPDLRGYGDSAKPASDDRHAPYSKRAMAADQVAVMAHFGFDRFQVVGHDRGARVGHRMALDHPDRVARLAVLDIVPTRDVFRTADQALATAYYHWFFLIQSDGLPEHMIGLDPEYYLRDKLRRWSRVPDAFDERAVQEYLRCFRAPATIHATCEDYRAAATIDLEHDEADLHLRVQCPLLALWGELGFVGQMYDVPAVWRERADHVTGDGLACGHFLVEEAPEETLAALQAFLD from the coding sequence ATGACACCCCACCGGGAGGCTGCCGGCATGTTCTTCCCCGGATTCGACACACACCGCGTCACCGCCAACGGCACGGATATCCACCTCCGTAAGGGCGGTGACGGGCCGCCGCTGTTGTTGCTGCACGGCTATCCGCAAACGCATGTAATGTGGCACCCCATCGCCGAGCGGCTGGCCGAGCGGTATACGGTGATCTGCCCGGACCTGCGCGGCTACGGTGACAGCGCCAAGCCCGCCTCCGACGACCGCCATGCACCGTATTCCAAGCGCGCCATGGCGGCGGATCAGGTGGCGGTGATGGCGCACTTCGGCTTCGACCGCTTCCAGGTGGTGGGCCATGACCGCGGGGCACGGGTGGGGCACCGCATGGCCCTGGACCACCCGGACCGCGTCGCGCGACTGGCGGTGCTCGATATCGTTCCCACCCGGGATGTGTTCCGCACCGCCGACCAGGCGCTGGCCACGGCCTACTACCACTGGTTCTTCCTGATCCAGTCCGACGGCCTGCCCGAGCACATGATCGGCCTCGACCCGGAGTACTACCTGCGCGACAAACTACGGCGCTGGAGCCGCGTACCCGACGCCTTCGACGAGCGGGCGGTGCAGGAGTACCTGCGCTGTTTCCGCGCCCCCGCCACCATCCACGCCACCTGCGAGGACTACCGCGCGGCGGCCACCATCGACCTGGAGCACGATGAGGCGGATCTGCACCTGCGGGTGCAGTGCCCCCTACTGGCCCTGTGGGGCGAGCTCGGATTCGTGGGGCAGATGTACGACGTGCCCGCCGTCTGGCGCGAGCGGGCGGACCACGTCACCGGTGACGGGCTGGCCTGCGGCCACTTCCTGGTGGAGGAGGCGCCGGAGGAGACCCTGGCGGCGCTGCAGGCGTTTCTGGACTGA
- the recB gene encoding exodeoxyribonuclease V subunit beta, producing MSKGTPFDPRTMPLEGLRLIEASAGTGKTFSLAGLYLRLLVEQRLTVREILVMTFTRAATQELRERIRARLVAAARIATDPAIADPDHPEDALTLDILAASDDERPALARRLRDAAARMDEATISTIHGFAQQAAADNAFDGGLPFDRGEQVDDTALFRETAADYWRSQTIGEPTARANAFLQLWSSPETLFDALRPALQQPHVILAGPDQATIQAQTDTVRQRWQTEGDALRDLLLRAEAEGALLKSGDLHKAVETHGGMDAVVTLLDHGIAGTTAGHVALPGWLADLGDPTGVRKHIKKAAADKWCQPHSLPLTGELAALQPLGRLAALRDALATVRTESLRRKRDRRQFSFADMIEALHDAITDPDGGDHLAAALHETWPWALVDEFQDTDPLQYAILQRIYRGRDRGGLLMIGDPKQAIYAFRGGDVFAYLDAARDADGCYHLDTNFRSTGDVLRAVQTIFETPGDDAFLIPGIHFQAVKAGRRDGDRVIRLDGNTLPAMTIWPFDGSDDRKGTTEDTLMEATVTRIHALLHTPATVTTDDGADAPVRPRDIAVLVNTNQQATAAQQALSRRGIAAVCLHQASVFTSDEALDVLRVLRAAATPADESSLRAALATPLFGYRLSGLIALTEDEGAWQALVERFQAAHERWHRHGVLAMLQPLLQAAAPRLLTLDDGERRMTNYLQLGELLQNASGETFGMSGLIQWLDDARNNPDRSETGEAEQLRLESDDALVRIATVHKVKGLQYRIVFLPFAPFLGATGAPDKPPLAFHDDQHRACLDYGVADAAGPAIRERRAEAIRLLYVALTRAEQACYLPWGTATGVENGALAWLLHGPDGATPDHWSRARKTPDWLAPETVESRLQELAGRAGDAIAVEPLPEPMPAGQRLPLPPPPEGGPRGDTIASRPDWSVYSFSRLVSGSRHATNTAGADDEAPDPERAEPAPQQIELRGPQFGTAIHDMLEAMDFATWPLPGATTNAHHDWMAGHLRNAGIALPERPAPLLDAVGGMLSRTVHAPLPETGPLASIPHAHQRREMEFFLGLSGSQVAAVIDRLSAAGYATALPADRRAQTLRGLMHGFIDLIVAVDGRYYIVDYKTNDLGAHALAYQSDGLQTAVRHGHYDLQYLIYTLALHRHLDRSLPGYDPAEHLGGVHYLFVRGMTGEDAAGVFTDRPPADLILALDRLFAGEEAA from the coding sequence GTGAGCAAAGGCACGCCATTCGATCCGCGCACCATGCCGCTGGAGGGGCTGCGCCTCATCGAGGCCAGCGCCGGCACCGGCAAGACGTTCAGCCTGGCGGGGCTGTACCTGCGGCTGCTGGTGGAGCAGCGCCTCACGGTCCGCGAAATCCTGGTAATGACCTTCACCCGCGCCGCCACCCAGGAGCTGCGCGAGCGCATCCGCGCGCGCCTGGTGGCGGCCGCACGCATTGCCACGGATCCGGCCATTGCCGACCCGGACCATCCCGAGGACGCCCTGACCCTGGACATACTTGCCGCCAGCGACGACGAGCGCCCCGCTCTCGCCCGCCGCCTCCGGGACGCCGCCGCGCGCATGGACGAGGCCACCATCAGCACCATCCACGGCTTTGCCCAGCAGGCGGCGGCCGACAACGCCTTCGACGGCGGCCTGCCCTTCGACCGCGGCGAACAGGTGGACGACACCGCCCTGTTCCGCGAGACCGCCGCCGACTACTGGCGCAGCCAGACCATCGGTGAGCCCACCGCCCGGGCCAACGCCTTTCTGCAGCTCTGGAGCAGCCCGGAGACGCTCTTCGACGCGCTGCGGCCGGCGCTGCAGCAACCCCATGTCATCCTCGCCGGGCCGGATCAGGCCACCATTCAGGCGCAGACCGATACCGTGCGCCAACGCTGGCAGACCGAGGGGGACGCCCTGCGCGACCTGCTGCTGCGGGCGGAAGCCGAGGGTGCACTGCTCAAGAGCGGCGACCTGCACAAGGCCGTGGAGACCCATGGCGGCATGGACGCGGTCGTGACCCTGCTTGATCACGGCATTGCCGGCACCACCGCAGGCCACGTTGCCCTGCCCGGCTGGCTGGCCGATCTCGGCGACCCAACCGGCGTGCGCAAGCACATCAAGAAGGCGGCGGCGGACAAGTGGTGCCAGCCGCACTCCCTGCCGCTCACCGGGGAGCTCGCCGCCCTGCAGCCCCTGGGCCGCCTCGCCGCCCTGCGCGACGCCCTGGCGACGGTCCGCACGGAGAGCCTGCGCCGCAAGCGGGACCGCCGGCAGTTCAGCTTCGCCGACATGATCGAAGCGCTCCACGACGCCATTACCGACCCCGACGGCGGCGACCACCTGGCCGCCGCGTTGCACGAGACCTGGCCCTGGGCGCTGGTGGACGAATTCCAGGACACCGACCCGCTGCAGTACGCTATCCTCCAGCGCATCTACCGGGGCCGCGACCGTGGCGGCCTGCTCATGATCGGCGACCCCAAGCAGGCCATCTACGCCTTCCGCGGCGGCGACGTATTCGCCTACCTGGATGCCGCCCGGGACGCCGACGGCTGCTACCACCTGGACACCAACTTCCGCTCCACCGGCGACGTGTTGCGGGCGGTGCAGACCATCTTCGAGACACCCGGTGACGACGCCTTTCTCATCCCCGGCATTCACTTCCAGGCGGTCAAGGCGGGCCGGCGCGACGGCGACCGCGTGATCCGGCTGGACGGCAACACGCTGCCCGCCATGACCATCTGGCCCTTCGACGGCAGCGACGACAGAAAGGGCACCACGGAAGACACACTCATGGAGGCCACGGTCACCCGCATCCATGCACTGCTGCACACCCCGGCTACGGTCACCACTGACGACGGCGCCGATGCGCCGGTGCGCCCACGGGACATCGCCGTGCTGGTGAACACCAACCAGCAGGCCACCGCGGCCCAGCAGGCCCTGAGCCGACGCGGCATCGCGGCGGTATGCCTGCACCAGGCCAGCGTCTTCACCAGCGACGAAGCGCTGGACGTGCTGCGCGTGCTCCGCGCCGCCGCCACCCCCGCGGACGAGAGCAGCCTGCGCGCCGCCCTGGCCACGCCGCTGTTCGGCTACCGGCTCAGCGGCCTGATCGCCCTCACCGAGGACGAAGGGGCCTGGCAAGCCCTGGTGGAGCGCTTCCAGGCTGCCCACGAGCGCTGGCACCGCCACGGGGTGCTCGCCATGCTGCAGCCCCTGCTCCAGGCCGCCGCCCCCCGGCTGCTGACCCTGGACGACGGCGAACGCCGCATGACCAACTACCTGCAGCTCGGCGAACTGCTGCAGAACGCCAGCGGCGAGACCTTCGGCATGAGCGGCCTCATCCAGTGGCTCGACGACGCCCGCAACAACCCCGACCGGAGCGAGACCGGCGAGGCGGAGCAGCTGCGGCTGGAGTCCGACGACGCCCTGGTGCGCATCGCCACCGTGCACAAGGTCAAGGGCCTGCAGTACCGCATCGTCTTTCTGCCCTTCGCGCCCTTTCTCGGCGCCACCGGCGCCCCCGACAAACCGCCGCTCGCTTTCCACGACGACCAGCACCGGGCCTGTCTCGACTACGGCGTCGCGGACGCCGCCGGCCCCGCCATCCGCGAGCGCCGGGCCGAGGCGATACGGCTGCTGTACGTCGCCCTCACGCGCGCGGAGCAGGCGTGCTATCTCCCGTGGGGCACCGCCACCGGTGTCGAGAACGGCGCGCTTGCGTGGCTGCTGCACGGGCCCGACGGCGCCACACCGGATCACTGGAGCCGCGCCAGGAAAACCCCGGACTGGCTCGCCCCGGAGACAGTCGAATCCCGGCTGCAGGAACTGGCCGGGCGTGCGGGCGACGCCATCGCCGTGGAGCCACTGCCGGAGCCCATGCCCGCCGGCCAGCGCCTGCCCCTGCCGCCCCCACCCGAGGGTGGCCCGCGCGGCGATACCATCGCCTCCAGGCCGGACTGGTCGGTGTACAGCTTCTCCCGGCTGGTCAGCGGCAGCCGTCACGCCACCAATACCGCCGGTGCGGACGACGAGGCCCCGGATCCGGAGCGCGCCGAGCCGGCACCGCAGCAGATCGAGCTGCGCGGGCCGCAGTTCGGCACGGCCATCCACGACATGCTGGAGGCCATGGACTTCGCCACGTGGCCCCTGCCCGGAGCCACCACCAACGCACACCACGACTGGATGGCAGGCCATCTGCGCAACGCCGGCATCGCCCTGCCAGAGCGCCCCGCACCGCTGCTGGATGCCGTTGGTGGCATGCTGAGCCGGACCGTTCACGCACCACTGCCGGAGACCGGCCCGCTCGCCTCCATCCCGCACGCCCACCAACGCCGCGAAATGGAGTTCTTCCTCGGCCTGAGCGGCAGCCAGGTCGCGGCAGTGATCGACCGTCTCAGCGCCGCCGGCTACGCCACCGCCCTGCCCGCCGACCGCCGCGCGCAGACCCTGCGGGGCCTCATGCACGGCTTCATCGACCTGATCGTTGCCGTGGACGGCCGGTATTACATCGTTGATTACAAGACCAACGACCTGGGCGCGCACGCCCTGGCCTATCAGTCCGATGGCCTGCAAACGGCCGTACGACACGGGCATTACGACCTGCAGTACCTGATCTACACCCTGGCGCTGCACCGCCACCTGGACCGCAGCCTGCCGGGCTACGACCCGGCCGAGCATCTGGGCGGCGTGCACTACCTGTTCGTGCGCGGCATGACCGGCGAGGACGCGGCCGGCGTGTTCACGGACCGCCCGCCCGCGGATCTCATCCTCGCGCTGGACCGGCTTTTCGCCGGCGAGGAGGCGGCATGA
- a CDS encoding HAL/PAL/TAL family ammonia-lyase: MDRTYCNLGRDGLTHTDIDAVAHGEPLHLDDAVGRRVVASHERLQRYVAEQRRIYGVTTGYGPLADTLVGRDHSEQLQRNLIAHLSAGVGEPLSRTQTRATMAARVAALAQGNSGVSPAALWLLADCLNADALPVVPAMGTVGASGDLTPLAHIAGALMGHGRIRVQGGAPEPAGDALERLGLTPFNPQGKDAIALVNGTSAMTGIAALNGAACERALRWSTLLTAGHADVLGGRLEAWDPAFGALRPHNGQQRLHRWLRSLTLGSGWVTAPEHGATVAGGALEQLDQPIQDPYTLRCAPQLLGAVSDQLAWHNSVVDTELNSVTDNPVLPDDADVALHGGNFYGQHVALASDALANGVITLAVHAERRIARLANRRLNQGLPAFLQGQEAGLHSGFMGAQVTASALLAEMRTHATPASIQSIPTNGDNQDVVTMGTIGARRCARLLELLNHLLAIDALMVAQAVDLRRQMEATAGTEPSAAVQALHRWVRRMAPPLDADRALHDEIELVSTRVALPGGLVEQLDAFAGPY, encoded by the coding sequence ATGGATCGCACCTATTGCAACCTCGGCCGCGACGGACTGACCCACACGGACATCGACGCCGTGGCCCACGGAGAGCCGCTGCATCTCGATGATGCGGTCGGCCGGCGCGTCGTCGCCAGCCACGAGCGCCTGCAGCGTTACGTCGCCGAGCAGCGGCGCATCTACGGGGTAACCACGGGTTACGGCCCGCTCGCGGACACGCTGGTGGGGCGTGACCACTCGGAGCAGCTCCAGCGCAACCTCATTGCCCACCTGAGCGCCGGCGTCGGCGAGCCCCTGTCCCGCACCCAGACGCGCGCCACCATGGCCGCCCGGGTCGCTGCGCTGGCCCAGGGCAACTCGGGCGTCTCCCCGGCCGCCCTGTGGCTGCTCGCCGACTGCCTGAACGCCGACGCCCTGCCGGTGGTGCCCGCCATGGGAACCGTGGGCGCCAGCGGCGATCTCACACCGCTGGCCCACATTGCCGGGGCGCTTATGGGTCATGGCCGCATACGCGTCCAGGGTGGCGCCCCGGAACCCGCGGGCGACGCGCTGGAACGCCTCGGCCTGACGCCGTTCAACCCCCAGGGCAAGGACGCCATCGCGCTGGTCAACGGCACCTCGGCCATGACCGGCATCGCGGCGCTCAACGGCGCGGCGTGTGAACGGGCCCTGCGCTGGAGCACCCTGCTCACCGCCGGGCACGCCGACGTGCTGGGTGGCCGGCTGGAGGCCTGGGATCCCGCGTTCGGTGCACTGCGCCCCCATAACGGCCAGCAGCGGCTGCACCGGTGGCTGCGGTCCCTGACCCTCGGCAGCGGCTGGGTCACCGCGCCGGAACACGGCGCCACAGTGGCAGGCGGCGCCCTGGAGCAGCTCGACCAGCCCATACAGGATCCGTACACCCTGCGCTGCGCGCCCCAGCTCCTCGGGGCCGTGTCGGACCAGCTGGCGTGGCACAACAGCGTGGTGGACACGGAGCTCAACAGCGTCACCGACAACCCGGTGCTCCCCGACGACGCGGATGTCGCCCTGCACGGCGGCAACTTCTACGGCCAGCATGTGGCGCTCGCCTCCGACGCACTGGCCAACGGCGTGATCACCCTTGCCGTGCACGCCGAGCGGCGCATCGCCCGGCTCGCCAACCGGCGCCTCAACCAGGGGCTGCCGGCGTTTCTGCAGGGGCAGGAGGCCGGGCTGCACAGCGGCTTCATGGGCGCCCAGGTGACGGCGTCGGCACTGCTGGCGGAGATGCGCACCCACGCAACGCCGGCGTCCATCCAGTCCATCCCCACCAACGGCGACAATCAGGACGTGGTCACCATGGGCACCATCGGCGCCCGGCGCTGCGCCAGGCTGCTGGAGCTGCTGAACCACCTGCTGGCCATCGACGCCCTCATGGTGGCCCAGGCCGTGGACCTGCGCCGGCAGATGGAGGCAACGGCCGGCACGGAGCCGTCGGCTGCGGTGCAGGCGCTGCACCGCTGGGTCCGCCGCATGGCCCCGCCCCTGGACGCGGACCGCGCCCTGCACGACGAGATCGAGCTGGTATCGACCCGGGTGGCGCTACCCGGCGGGCTGGTGGAACAGCTCGACGCCTTCGCCGGCCCGTACTGA
- a CDS encoding copper chaperone PCu(A)C encodes MRHLNTALFTLAILAASPLAADSDLVIHDPWVREMPPVADNAAGYMRIENPSDTDRSLVDAESDLFGHLEIHESVEEDGTMRMEHREELVIPAGGEAVLEPGGYHVMLMDRHGDPLKEGDEVAFTLIFADGHTQEVVAPVLRHGPDGEADDDHHDHHGDHHGDH; translated from the coding sequence ATGAGACACCTGAACACGGCTCTGTTCACCCTGGCCATCCTGGCCGCCTCGCCCCTTGCCGCCGACTCGGACCTGGTCATCCACGACCCGTGGGTGCGTGAGATGCCACCGGTGGCCGACAACGCGGCGGGCTACATGCGCATCGAGAACCCCTCCGACACCGACCGTAGCCTGGTGGACGCCGAGAGCGACCTGTTCGGCCACCTGGAGATCCACGAGAGCGTCGAGGAAGACGGCACCATGCGCATGGAACACCGGGAGGAGCTGGTGATCCCCGCCGGTGGCGAGGCCGTTCTCGAGCCCGGCGGTTACCACGTGATGCTCATGGATCGGCACGGCGACCCCCTGAAGGAAGGCGACGAGGTCGCCTTCACCCTGATCTTCGCCGACGGTCACACCCAGGAGGTGGTGGCGCCGGTGCTGCGACACGGCCCCGACGGCGAAGCCGATGACGACCATCACGATCACCATGGTGACCATCACGGCGACCACTGA
- a CDS encoding DUF423 domain-containing protein, whose translation MRLILIVGAVLGLLSVMIGASAEHALRPRVDDEVFRYIMTAIRYHQIGALVVTAIGLALLAPLGDAVRRALAVSGWLFTLGTVLFSFSIYLSALLGMPWLTGITPVGGTTLMIAWAFLIRAGWLGYRHADAPG comes from the coding sequence GTGCGTTTGATACTCATTGTGGGCGCCGTTCTGGGACTACTGTCGGTGATGATCGGGGCATCGGCGGAGCATGCGCTGCGGCCCCGGGTGGATGACGAGGTCTTCCGCTACATCATGACGGCCATCCGGTATCACCAGATCGGCGCGTTGGTGGTCACCGCCATCGGTCTCGCCCTGCTGGCGCCGCTGGGGGACGCGGTCCGGCGGGCGTTGGCCGTGAGTGGCTGGCTGTTCACCCTGGGCACCGTGCTGTTCAGCTTCAGCATTTATCTCTCGGCGTTGCTGGGAATGCCGTGGCTCACGGGGATAACGCCCGTGGGCGGCACAACGCTGATGATCGCCTGGGCGTTCCTGATCCGGGCCGGCTGGCTCGGATACCGGCACGCTGACGCCCCCGGGTAA
- a CDS encoding glycine cleavage T C-terminal barrel domain-containing protein produces the protein MADSSKINYQDTVDQRDRNVPINLRQTGDPGIEMLISNRVRKSAYWHLSCEAGCWRATVYNRMYHPRGYVRPEDGGAMVEYRALVNDVTLWNVAVERPIRVKGPDAEAFCNFVCTRDITRVPPMKGRYVILCNEQGKVLNDPVMLRLAEDEFWFTISDSDLMLWFQGVNVGGRFDVTIDEIDVCPLQIQGPKSEALLVDLVGEEIREVPYYGLMQAKVGGVDCLISQTGFTGEKGYEVYAYDSTVHAEQVWNTILEAGEKHNLMVIAPAHHRRIAAGILSFGQDMDMESNPFQCYLGHMVPKSKEADYIGKKVLEETRELINAGKPPFTHTLVGLKVGGKPIEDYAPDFWLISDHASDDPIGWITSPWYSPELETNIAMAYVPVEKSALGTQLRAWLPEEYQNYPGYPEHAEVVQMPFRPSVNMSSRERAHSEGRDYAY, from the coding sequence ATGGCCGACAGCAGCAAGATCAACTATCAGGACACGGTCGACCAGCGTGACCGGAACGTCCCCATCAACCTTCGCCAGACCGGCGACCCGGGCATCGAGATGCTCATCTCCAACCGGGTGCGGAAGTCGGCGTACTGGCACCTGTCCTGTGAGGCCGGCTGCTGGCGGGCAACCGTGTACAACCGCATGTACCACCCGCGCGGCTACGTCCGCCCCGAGGACGGCGGCGCCATGGTGGAGTACCGGGCGCTGGTCAACGATGTGACGCTCTGGAACGTGGCCGTGGAACGGCCCATCCGGGTGAAGGGGCCGGACGCGGAGGCGTTCTGCAACTTCGTGTGCACCCGCGACATCACCCGCGTGCCGCCCATGAAGGGGCGCTACGTCATTCTCTGCAACGAGCAGGGCAAGGTGCTGAACGACCCGGTGATGCTGCGGCTTGCCGAGGACGAGTTCTGGTTCACCATCAGCGACTCCGACCTGATGCTGTGGTTCCAGGGGGTGAACGTCGGTGGCCGGTTCGACGTGACCATCGACGAGATCGACGTCTGCCCGCTGCAGATCCAGGGGCCGAAGTCCGAAGCGCTGCTGGTGGACCTGGTGGGCGAGGAGATCCGCGAGGTGCCGTACTACGGCCTGATGCAGGCCAAGGTCGGCGGCGTCGACTGCCTCATCTCCCAGACCGGTTTCACCGGTGAGAAGGGCTACGAGGTCTACGCCTACGATTCCACCGTGCACGCGGAGCAGGTGTGGAACACCATCCTGGAAGCGGGCGAGAAGCACAACCTGATGGTGATCGCCCCGGCCCACCACCGGCGCATCGCGGCCGGGATTCTCTCCTTCGGCCAGGACATGGACATGGAGAGCAACCCGTTCCAGTGCTACCTGGGCCACATGGTGCCCAAGTCCAAGGAGGCGGACTACATCGGCAAGAAGGTGCTGGAGGAAACGCGGGAACTGATCAACGCTGGCAAACCGCCATTCACCCACACGCTGGTGGGGCTGAAAGTCGGCGGCAAGCCCATCGAGGATTACGCCCCGGATTTCTGGCTGATCAGTGACCACGCCAGCGACGACCCGATCGGCTGGATTACCTCGCCCTGGTATTCACCGGAGCTGGAGACGAACATCGCCATGGCCTACGTGCCGGTGGAGAAGTCGGCTCTGGGCACACAGCTGCGGGCCTGGCTGCCGGAGGAGTACCAGAACTATCCGGGCTACCCGGAGCACGCGGAGGTGGTGCAGATGCCCTTCCGGCCCTCGGTGAACATGAGTTCCCGCGAGCGGGCGCATTCCGAAGGGCGGGACTACGCCTACTGA